The Candidatus Nanopelagicales bacterium genome contains the following window.
CTGAGTCTCGATCTGAAGGCCGACCAAGGCCGTGACCTGCTGCTCGCTCTCGTCGCCGACGCCCAGGTGCTCATCGACTCGTTCCGGCCCGGTGTGCTCGATCGCCTCGGGTTGTCAACGACGGCGCTGCTGGCTGCCAACCCCAAATTGGTGCATGTGTCCATCAACGCGTTTGGATCGACCGGGCCATATACGACCCGTCCAGCGCATGACTTGAACTCATCGGGCTACGCCGGCGCGCTGGGATTGGTGGTCGATTCCAACGGCGCGCCGACGCTGCCGAGTTTGCAAAGCGCTGACCTCGGGGCCGGTCTGCACGCTGCGTTGGCCGTGCTGTCCGGTCTCCGGGTGGCGGAAAAGCAGGGGCGGGACTTCCGGGCCGACGTGGCGATGACAGATTCCGTTGCCTCGATGCTTCCGCTGGCGGTCGCCACTCTCGCCGGAACTGGCCAGCCCCCGGCCGTGCCGGACCTGTTGACGGGCTCGCTCGCCTGCTACGGCGTCTACGAGTGTGCCGACCGCAAGTGGCTGACGGTGGGCGGTCTCGAAGCCAAATTCTTCGCCCGCATGGTCGACCTCATGGGTAAACCCGAGCTGGCCGATCAGCAGTACGACATCGCGAATCAGGAGCAGCTTCGGCAGGAACTGGCCGCGGCGTTCAAGTCCCGATCGCGCGCGGAATGGATGGACCTGCTCGCGGGCGAGGACACCTGCGTCGGACCGGTCTTGACCGTCGAGGAGGCACTTGCTGAGCCGCACTTCCTCGACCGCGCAACAGTCACCAGTGCGGCCTTCCGGGACGGAACTCACGTGCCCGTCATTCGGTCGGTTCCCTGGGCCGCCGAGGGGGACAAGGGGTTGACTGCGCCGAAGCTAGGCGAGCACAACGTACAGGTTCTGGCCGAGGCCGGCCTGGATCCACAGCGCGTTGCCGACTTGATCGCCGACGGAATTGTCGGAGGGGACTCATAGCTTTCGAACTGCAAGCCCGGACTCGACCGGTGCTCCGGGGTTCAAGGCAAGGGAGATCCAAGATGTTGATTGACTGCGGGACCTGCGTAGTCGCCGGAGATGCCTGCAACGACTGTGTCGTCAGCGTGCTCCTAGGTGGCCCCGAGGATGGTCAGCTTGTGTCCGAGGAACGTCGGGTGATTGGTCTGCTGGCTGAGTCGGGGCTGGTTCCGCCGCTGCGACTGGTTGCCGACGAGTCGGGCAAGATGGCCGGGTGACCGACAGAACCCTCGTCATTACGAATGACTTTCCTCCTCGTTCCGGCGGGATTCAGTCCTTTGTCCACGGGTTGGTTCTGCGACAGCCTGAGGGTTCGATCGTGGTGTACGCGCCAAAGTGGAAGGGTGCGGCTCAGTTCGATGCCCAACAACCATTCCCCGTCGTTCGGCATGGCACTTCATTGATGTTGCCGGAACCATCGGTCCTTCGCCGCTCCAAGCAAATTGCCGCTGCCGAAGGTTGTACCCGGGTGCTGTTTGGTGCCACAGCGCCACTTGGCCTGTTAGCCGGGTCACTGCGGAAGTCCGGCGTTGAGCGCCTGGTCGGCATCACCCACGGGCATGAGGCCGCCTGGGCGGTGACCCCAGGCGCCAAACAGGCACTGCACCGAATCGGTGATGCGACTGACACGATCACCTATTTGGGGGAGTACACGCGCTCGCGGATTGCGCGTGCGCTGAGTCCCGCCGCGGCCTCACGGATGCGTCGACTGGTCCCGGGCGTCGATGACCAGACGTTTTCGCCGGTCAACGCGCAGGAAGGTGCACTCGTGCGTGAGCGGCTCGGCCTGGCCGGCAGGCCTGTCGTCGTCTGTGTCTCTCGGCTGATGCCGCGTAAGGGCCAGGACACCCTGATCGACGCGTTACCCGAGGTCGCGCGAGCCGTCCCGGGGGCCGCGTTGCTGATCGTGGGTGGTGGGCCCTACCGCGCAGACCTGGAGAAGCTGGTTGCCGAGCGTGGGCTCGCCGACAGTGTCGTCATCACCGGCTCGGTTCCGTTTGACCAGTTGCCCGCGCACTACGCCGCGGGTGACGTCTTTGCGATGCCGTGCCGTACCCGCAACCGTGGGCTGGATGTTGAGGGTCTCGGCATTGTCTACCTGGAAGCCAGCGCAACCGGTCTGCCGGTGATCGCCGGTGATTCCGGTGGAGCTCCAGATGCGGTTCTGGCTGGAGAGACCGGATACGTCGTGCCTGGTGGTTCCTCAACGGCCGTATCGAGTCGGCTCATCGAGCTTCTGCAGAACCCCGAACGCGCAGCGCAGATGGGCAGGGCCGGTCGGGCGTGGGTGGAGAGGACTTGGAGCTGGCCGCTGATCGCCGGCCGGTTGACGGACCTGTTAGACGGTCGAAACCCCGACGCGGAGTAGGTGCCGCGCTCGGCGGCTTCAGGCGAAGTCACTCTCACGGCGCTGTGCCGCAACGTGGTCGTCGCTGGCACCGGATTCGGCAGCGCGAACCGGACGCATCACCCGAACGACCGCCCAAGCCGTAGCCACCATCAGCAGGCCAATGCGCAGGGCCTGGAAGAGCACTCCATACCAGCCGCCGGTCATCATGTTTCCGTAGGTGAACGGGTACACGAGCTGGCCGAACAGGGCCACGAGCATCAGCAGCCAGATGATCGGCTTCATCCGGGTGTGGCTGCTGAGCATGCAAACGCCTGCGATACCGGCGACCCAGACCATGTATTGCGGAGAGAACACGCGACTTGACGCGATTGACACCAGGATCACAGCAAGGGCGACATCCGGTCCGGCAACATGCTCCAACCGGCCACGCAGGCGGGCGTAGGCGATGGCGCCGAGAGTCACGAATCCTGCGATCGTCACGAAGGATGCGATGAACCCGGCACCGGTGGCATTGATCTCCATCGATCCATAGCGGAACACCGTCTCAACGTCGAGGCCGAGGTACTGCCCAATCACATAGACGACTCCTCCCACCGACTCGATCTGCAGTCCCCGGTCGCCTTGCTCCTTCAGGAACGTGAGGAACCCCGGGCCCCACAGGGACAGCAAACTCATGCCGGCGACGACCGTGGCGATCATTGCGGCGGCAACCTTGGGCAGGGCTCGGCGGGGATGCGCGACGATCAGGAATGCCGGCCAGACCTTCAGCAGCGTGCCGAAACCCAGCAGGATGCCGCTGCGCACAGGCTTGGCGAGCATCAGCAGCGCGAAGACCGCCAGGACCGTCGGGAAGATGTCGAATCGGCTCAGCATGACTGGGCCGATGACCAGACCCGCGATCGTGTACGTCCATGCGCCGGCGAGGCGTCCGACCGCCAATCCACGGCGCAGCAACGTGACGAAGATGAGCAAGTCGGCTAAGAGGGCCAGAATGATGAAGCCAGCGGTCGGGTGGCTGGTGATTGCCGAACCGATGGCAAAAACGAAGCCCGCCAACGGTGGGTACTGCCACATCGGGTCGTTGACCGGGTAGTGACCGGACATGATGACTTGCGCCCACGAGTTATAGAGGACGACGTCGTTGGCCATGAGCTTGCCGCCCGAGTAGGGGAAGAACCCCAGCGGGACGAGGACCAAGAAGATTCGGCTGAGAACGTAGGTGGTGATCAACCCGGGCTTTCCGCGCCACGACGCCGAACGTGGCGAGTCCCACCAGTCAGTGAGGCGACGGATGGTCGCATAACGCCCAAGTTGTGGGTACCGCGCGGTGCTCATCCGGCTCCTTCGGGCGGAGTCAGAAGGACGTACTCGGCTTCGGTGTCGGAGGTGTGCCACCCATGTGCTTGCAGCAACGGAACCAACGCATCCTTCTCTGGTAGTAGCGCCACTGTGGGACGCAGCTCCTGCACGGTTTCCTCCCAGCCGGGACGTCCCCGTTCCATGGACAGATATTGGTCGATGTACGTCGCCCCGTACCGATCGGCGCGCCCATCTATTCCTACTTGTACAACGGACCTGCTGACTGCTGGTCGTGCGTACCAAAGCACGAGTCCACTGATGTCATACCCATTGAGCACTCGCTGTGAACCTTGTGTCTCTGCGATCCGCATCACCAGCCCGACCGGTCGTGAATCTGGTGGAATCGCAACCGTTCGGATAACCATCATCGCAGTTGCAGTCAAGCCCACCACAATCACCGCTACGGCGACCGGGCCGGAGGCGCCCAGGAGGCCTTCGGCGGGCCTGCGGCGGT
Protein-coding sequences here:
- a CDS encoding glycosyltransferase family 4 protein — its product is MTDRTLVITNDFPPRSGGIQSFVHGLVLRQPEGSIVVYAPKWKGAAQFDAQQPFPVVRHGTSLMLPEPSVLRRSKQIAAAEGCTRVLFGATAPLGLLAGSLRKSGVERLVGITHGHEAAWAVTPGAKQALHRIGDATDTITYLGEYTRSRIARALSPAAASRMRRLVPGVDDQTFSPVNAQEGALVRERLGLAGRPVVVCVSRLMPRKGQDTLIDALPEVARAVPGAALLIVGGGPYRADLEKLVAERGLADSVVITGSVPFDQLPAHYAAGDVFAMPCRTRNRGLDVEGLGIVYLEASATGLPVIAGDSGGAPDAVLAGETGYVVPGGSSTAVSSRLIELLQNPERAAQMGRAGRAWVERTWSWPLIAGRLTDLLDGRNPDAE
- a CDS encoding CoA transferase, which translates into the protein MTSPTPAQPATSPDARSPLAGVRILDLTRLLPGNFATLLLAGLGADVVKVEQIEGGDGIRHLLGSGHGGEAAAHMVLNRGKRSLSLDLKADQGRDLLLALVADAQVLIDSFRPGVLDRLGLSTTALLAANPKLVHVSINAFGSTGPYTTRPAHDLNSSGYAGALGLVVDSNGAPTLPSLQSADLGAGLHAALAVLSGLRVAEKQGRDFRADVAMTDSVASMLPLAVATLAGTGQPPAVPDLLTGSLACYGVYECADRKWLTVGGLEAKFFARMVDLMGKPELADQQYDIANQEQLRQELAAAFKSRSRAEWMDLLAGEDTCVGPVLTVEEALAEPHFLDRATVTSAAFRDGTHVPVIRSVPWAAEGDKGLTAPKLGEHNVQVLAEAGLDPQRVADLIADGIVGGDS
- a CDS encoding DUF2029 domain-containing protein, producing the protein MSTARYPQLGRYATIRRLTDWWDSPRSASWRGKPGLITTYVLSRIFLVLVPLGFFPYSGGKLMANDVVLYNSWAQVIMSGHYPVNDPMWQYPPLAGFVFAIGSAITSHPTAGFIILALLADLLIFVTLLRRGLAVGRLAGAWTYTIAGLVIGPVMLSRFDIFPTVLAVFALLMLAKPVRSGILLGFGTLLKVWPAFLIVAHPRRALPKVAAAMIATVVAGMSLLSLWGPGFLTFLKEQGDRGLQIESVGGVVYVIGQYLGLDVETVFRYGSMEINATGAGFIASFVTIAGFVTLGAIAYARLRGRLEHVAGPDVALAVILVSIASSRVFSPQYMVWVAGIAGVCMLSSHTRMKPIIWLLMLVALFGQLVYPFTYGNMMTGGWYGVLFQALRIGLLMVATAWAVVRVMRPVRAAESGASDDHVAAQRRESDFA